The DNA sequence ACGACCTCGATTCCGGACGAAATTCAGAAGAATATTTTATCTAACAAAAAATTGGAGGAGAATGATACCAAGACCATTCTGCAGATTGCCCAAAATATACTTGCTCCATTTCAGGAAAAACCGAAAACCGACGCTGATCAAAATAAAAAGTAATGGATACTTTAGAGAATTTACGCAACAAAACCCAGGGTGCAAAAGATTTGAAATCTGTAGTGAGTGCCATGAAAGCCTTGGCAGGTTCCAATATTATTCAATACGAGACTGCCGTAAGTTCGCTTGAAGATTATTACCATACGATTGCCTTAGGAATTATCGCGTATTTTGAAGCAGAGAATATAAAAGATATAAAAGACCCGAACGAGCATCAACCAAAATCAGATCAAACAAGTTGCGCAATTATATTTGGGTCCGATCAGGGGCTTGTAGCACAATTTAATGATGAGATGGCAAGTTTTGTTTCAGCTTCTTTAAAGGGAATTCCAGGCAAAAAGGAATTGTGGATTGTTGGCGAGCGTGTTCAGTTGCTGTTGTCTGATGAAGGTTTTACTGCTACAAAATTATATCCGGTTCCCAGCGACCTCAACGCGGTAACTCCACTTGTAACTGAAATTTTAAAACAAAGCAGAGAAAGTCAGCAGAAGCAAGAAATTGCTACTTTTTATATTTTCCACAATCAACCAAAACCTAACTCTGGATATATTCCTGTTATGCAAAGGTTTTTACCTTTAGATTCCACGTGGAAAAACACTTTACAGGAACTTCATTGGCCTACGAAATTGCATCCTCAAATCGCCGGCGACGCTAAAATGACGTTGAGCGCATTGATCAATGGTTATCTCTTTACGTCTCTCTTCAAAGCATGTGTTGAATCTTTGGCAAGTGAAAATGCCAGCCGTTTGGATGCCATGCAAAGAGCAGAAAAAAATATATCCGATCTTCTCGATGATCTTAATAAAAAATACCATCGCCTGCGCCAAAGTTCTATTGATGAAGAATTGTTTGATGTCGTTTCCGGATTTGAAGCCTTAAATAAAGATTCACAGTAAATTAAAACTTTATTATTTAGAGATTTTCTTTGAAATAAATTTCATTTGTTCTTTAAGAGTCTGTTTAAATTTTAATAAAACACATATGAATTAGTTTCTACTTTCAAAATAGGTAGAACACAGCCCTGAAAATTTTTGATTTTCGGAACTTATGCGAACTTTTAGAAGTAGTTCTTACCTATAACTTTTTTGACTTTGTGGTTAAATATTTTTGTGTTGAATTTAAACAGTCTCTAATGATTTCCGTAAAAATATCAGTACTGTTTCTAATGTTGATAACCGCTGCAGCCTTCAATTATTAACGAAAAACTTTTTAAGGTGAGAATGATGTAAGTTATAAATCTCGATGTATAATTCTAAAAGTACAAGGAAAGGCTACCTTTATTAGGTCTTGATATGCTCGGTTCTGAATGGGTTTTCTGGCTCTAAATCAATCATTTAAAAATCAAACTAATGAAAGTTTTAATTTTAATAATATTTGGTATTCTCGCAATTGCATTCGTTGTATTTCTTATCGTGCGTAATCAAAAAGATGAAAAGATATACGAAAAGGAAATGGATAATGATTACGATAAACCGCTCAGTGAAGACAATGATATCGACATGAAGAAGTAGAAGAGGTGTTGAATTAAATACAACCTTAGACTAAAATAGGATACCATGATATTAACGATTAACGGCGGTTCTTCCAGCATCAAGTTTTCTTTGTATAAGATTAACGAGTCTCTTCAAAAAATGCTTTTTGGTGAGATAGAAAATATAGGAACTGCGAAGGCGAAACTCAATTTTACCATTATTGCTGATCAACAAAAAAAAAGTTTACCGATTGACGCCAAAGATCATAGTCACGCTGCAAATCATTTAATTGATTGGTTAGAAAAGGAACAGGATTTTACTTCAGTTAAAGCAATTGGTCATCGTATCGTTCATGGAATGGAACATACAGAACCGGAATTAATCACTGATGAGTTGTTGACTGAATTAAAAAAAATCAGTGCGTTTGATCCAGAACATTTGCCCGAAGAAATTAAGTTGATCGAAATATTTAAAAAACGTTATCCCAAAATAAAACAAATCGTCTGTTTCGATACTGCTTTTCATACGTCAATGCCTTTAGTTGCAAAGTTGTTATCGATTCCACGTCGCTATTATGAAAAGGGAATTCGCCGATATGGTTTTCACGGACTTTCCTATACTTATTTGATGGAAGAATTGAAAAGGTTAACCGATGAAGAAACTGCAAACAGCAAAATAATTTTAGCACATCTCGGTAGTGGAGCAAGTTTAGCAGCCGTGAAAAATGGTAAAAGTCTTGATACGAGTATGGGTTTTACGCCAACATCCGGATTGCCGATGAGCACTCGAACTGGTGATTTGGATCCTGGAGTTGCGTGGTATTTAATGAAAGAAGAAAATATGACTGCAAAAGAATTTAATCATCTGATCAATCAAGAATCAGGTCTTTTAGGAATATCTGAAACAAGCGGCGATATGCGGGAATTAATGAATGTTGAAGATACTGATAGCCGTGCTGCGGAAGCTATTGATTTATTCTGCTATCAAACAAAAAAATGGATTGGCTCATTCACAGCCGTTCTTGAAGGTCTTGATGTACTGGTTTTTTCAGGTGGAATAGGGGAACATGCTCCCGAAGTACGAAGCAAAATATGCGACGGTCTCGAATTCCTCGGAATCGAATTAGACGAGATCAACAATATGAATAATAGAACGATTATTTCAACGGAGAAGAGTAAAGTGAAAGTTTTCGTTATTCAAACAAACGAGGAATTAATGATTGCAAAACTGGTGAACGGTTTATTGAATTCATCGGTTAAAAGTGAAAACTTCATCAAATAATAAAATAGAAATTAATGATGCG is a window from the Kaistella flava (ex Peng et al. 2021) genome containing:
- a CDS encoding F0F1 ATP synthase subunit gamma, whose amino-acid sequence is MDTLENLRNKTQGAKDLKSVVSAMKALAGSNIIQYETAVSSLEDYYHTIALGIIAYFEAENIKDIKDPNEHQPKSDQTSCAIIFGSDQGLVAQFNDEMASFVSASLKGIPGKKELWIVGERVQLLLSDEGFTATKLYPVPSDLNAVTPLVTEILKQSRESQQKQEIATFYIFHNQPKPNSGYIPVMQRFLPLDSTWKNTLQELHWPTKLHPQIAGDAKMTLSALINGYLFTSLFKACVESLASENASRLDAMQRAEKNISDLLDDLNKKYHRLRQSSIDEELFDVVSGFEALNKDSQ
- a CDS encoding acetate/propionate family kinase, with the protein product MILTINGGSSSIKFSLYKINESLQKMLFGEIENIGTAKAKLNFTIIADQQKKSLPIDAKDHSHAANHLIDWLEKEQDFTSVKAIGHRIVHGMEHTEPELITDELLTELKKISAFDPEHLPEEIKLIEIFKKRYPKIKQIVCFDTAFHTSMPLVAKLLSIPRRYYEKGIRRYGFHGLSYTYLMEELKRLTDEETANSKIILAHLGSGASLAAVKNGKSLDTSMGFTPTSGLPMSTRTGDLDPGVAWYLMKEENMTAKEFNHLINQESGLLGISETSGDMRELMNVEDTDSRAAEAIDLFCYQTKKWIGSFTAVLEGLDVLVFSGGIGEHAPEVRSKICDGLEFLGIELDEINNMNNRTIISTEKSKVKVFVIQTNEELMIAKLVNGLLNSSVKSENFIK